Proteins from a single region of Metallibacterium scheffleri:
- the pmbA gene encoding metalloprotease PmbA, with protein MPSAVIAAGDADLNPAAELDRLGAIAAEVIARARGAGASAAEVSASVQTGLNVNVRMGEVETIEHTRDRGFSLTVYFGQRKGSASTADLKPASIAATLEHACAIARHTESDAAAGLADAALMATQFPDLDLWHPWPLSVEDAVLLAQRCESAGLEIAGIANSEGASVGSGSALEVYANSHGFFGREHATQHSLSCALIAGNGADGMQRDYWWDSARAQEDLMDAAALGRRAAERTLARLGARTLGTRTCKVLFTPDTARSLLGHLVGAVSGGALYRRASFLLDQIGQSLFPAHINIIERPRLPRGPASATFDAEGVATREQPLIENGVLGRYVLGSYSARKLGLSSTANAGGVRNLILEPGALDFAQMLDAMGSGLVVTELMGQGVNTVTGDYSRGAAGYWVEHGVIAYPVEEVTIASNLRAMFAGIEAVGRDLDARGGLMTPSLLIGAMTVAGAD; from the coding sequence CGCCATCGCCGCGGAGGTGATCGCGCGCGCGCGCGGTGCCGGCGCCAGTGCGGCCGAAGTCAGCGCCAGCGTGCAGACCGGACTCAACGTCAATGTGCGCATGGGCGAGGTGGAAACCATCGAGCATACGCGCGATCGCGGCTTCAGCCTCACCGTGTATTTCGGTCAGCGCAAGGGCAGCGCCAGCACGGCTGATCTGAAGCCCGCGTCGATCGCGGCGACGCTGGAGCACGCCTGCGCCATCGCGCGGCATACCGAGTCCGATGCGGCCGCCGGACTTGCCGATGCCGCGCTGATGGCCACGCAGTTTCCCGACCTCGACCTGTGGCATCCGTGGCCGTTGAGCGTGGAGGACGCCGTGCTGCTGGCGCAACGTTGCGAGTCCGCCGGGCTCGAAATCGCCGGTATCGCCAACAGCGAAGGCGCCAGCGTCGGCAGCGGCAGCGCGCTCGAGGTCTATGCCAACTCGCATGGCTTCTTCGGCCGCGAGCACGCCACGCAGCACTCGCTGTCGTGTGCGTTGATCGCCGGCAACGGCGCGGATGGCATGCAACGCGATTACTGGTGGGACAGCGCGCGCGCGCAGGAGGATCTGATGGATGCCGCCGCGCTGGGCCGCCGCGCCGCCGAGCGCACGCTGGCGCGACTGGGTGCGCGCACGCTGGGTACGCGCACCTGCAAGGTACTGTTCACGCCGGATACGGCGCGCTCGCTGCTCGGACATCTGGTCGGCGCGGTCAGCGGTGGTGCGCTGTACCGGCGTGCCAGTTTCCTGCTCGATCAGATCGGGCAGAGTCTGTTCCCGGCGCACATCAACATCATCGAGCGGCCACGTCTGCCGCGCGGCCCGGCTTCGGCCACGTTCGATGCCGAAGGCGTGGCCACGCGTGAGCAGCCTTTGATCGAAAACGGCGTACTCGGGCGCTATGTCCTGGGCAGCTATTCGGCGCGCAAACTGGGCCTGTCCAGCACCGCCAACGCCGGCGGCGTGCGCAACCTGATTCTCGAGCCGGGTGCGCTGGACTTCGCGCAGATGCTTGATGCCATGGGCAGCGGGCTGGTGGTGACCGAACTGATGGGGCAGGGCGTCAACACCGTGACCGGTGATTACTCGCGCGGCGCCGCCGGTTACTGGGTCGAGCACGGCGTGATCGCGTACCCGGTCGAGGAAGTCACCATCGCCTCCAACCTGCGCGCCATGTTCGCCGGCATCGAAGCCGTGGGCCGCGATCTGGATGCGCGCGGCGGCCTGATGACGCCCTCGCTGCTGATCGGCGCGATGACCGTCGCCGGCGCCGACTAG
- a CDS encoding DUF1800 domain-containing protein, with amino-acid sequence MGAADARRAASALNRLGLGAHNGEIVALGDAEAWALRQSSQRAEDLGVFTGLPDSLDYLRKEAQLQQQRRALKRADAGTPRPPAIGKDGKPVNPLARLYVQMFGADLRREASARWQLAARSETPFAERLVRFWSNHFAVSVDKFPVRLYAAPMEREAIRPHLNGRFYDMLIAVEQHPAMLRYLDQAQSVGPDSPLAERVDRRLARRADGQPARKLGLNENLAREIMELHTLGVGAHYTQADVTQFARALTGWSLPTPRELEQGEVTAAFKFRPFAHEPGNVSVLGKVYDQRGEDQAKAILADFAMHPATAWHLASKLATHCVSDTPPPELVDAMAQAYRASGGLLPALYAALLQHAVTWAPEARKIRTPQDLLVAGLRAGAIDPGDKPQPWEGLLMRLGQPTFMPRSPAGYTDVAADWVAPDALWKRVQVAEALAERVVRVGLEPRALAAGVIGPALRPDTLTALARAEAPEQALALLFASPEFQWRV; translated from the coding sequence ATGGGTGCTGCCGATGCAAGACGCGCTGCGAGCGCGCTGAATCGTCTCGGTCTGGGTGCGCACAACGGCGAGATCGTGGCGTTGGGCGATGCCGAGGCCTGGGCGTTGCGTCAATCCAGCCAGCGCGCCGAGGATTTGGGCGTGTTCACCGGCCTGCCGGATAGCCTCGACTACCTGCGCAAGGAGGCGCAGTTGCAGCAGCAGCGGCGTGCGCTCAAGCGTGCGGACGCAGGCACGCCACGGCCGCCTGCCATTGGCAAGGACGGCAAGCCGGTCAATCCGCTGGCGCGCTTGTATGTGCAGATGTTTGGCGCCGATCTGCGCCGCGAGGCCAGCGCGCGCTGGCAGCTGGCTGCGCGCAGCGAAACACCCTTCGCCGAGCGCCTGGTGCGCTTCTGGTCCAACCACTTCGCGGTATCGGTGGACAAGTTCCCGGTGCGCTTGTACGCCGCGCCGATGGAGCGCGAGGCGATCCGCCCGCACCTCAACGGGCGCTTTTACGACATGCTGATCGCGGTCGAGCAGCATCCGGCCATGCTGCGCTATCTGGATCAGGCGCAGTCGGTGGGCCCGGATTCGCCATTGGCCGAGCGTGTCGACCGGCGCCTGGCGCGCCGTGCCGACGGACAGCCCGCGCGCAAGCTGGGACTCAACGAAAACCTCGCGCGCGAGATCATGGAGCTGCACACGCTCGGCGTCGGCGCGCATTACACCCAGGCCGACGTCACCCAGTTCGCGCGCGCGCTGACTGGCTGGAGTCTGCCGACACCGCGCGAGCTGGAGCAGGGCGAGGTCACCGCCGCGTTCAAGTTCCGCCCGTTCGCGCACGAGCCCGGCAACGTCAGCGTGCTGGGCAAGGTCTACGATCAGCGCGGCGAGGATCAGGCCAAGGCCATCCTCGCTGACTTTGCCATGCATCCGGCCACCGCGTGGCATCTGGCGAGCAAACTGGCCACGCACTGCGTCAGCGATACGCCGCCGCCGGAACTGGTCGATGCCATGGCGCAGGCCTATCGCGCCAGTGGCGGCTTGCTGCCGGCGCTATATGCCGCACTACTGCAGCATGCGGTGACGTGGGCGCCGGAGGCGCGCAAGATCCGCACGCCGCAGGATCTGCTGGTTGCCGGCTTGCGCGCCGGCGCCATCGATCCGGGCGACAAGCCGCAACCGTGGGAAGGTTTGCTGATGCGCCTGGGACAGCCCACCTTCATGCCGCGCTCGCCGGCCGGTTACACCGATGTCGCCGCCGACTGGGTGGCGCCGGATGCGCTGTGGAAGCGCGTGCAGGTGGCCGAGGCACTGGCCGAGCGTGTCGTGCGCGTGGGCCTTGAGCCGCGGGCGCTGGCGGCGGGCGTGATCGGCCCCGCGCTGCGCCCCGACACGCTCACCGCGCTGGCGCGCGCCGAGGCGCCCGAGCAGGCGCTGGCGCTGCTGTTCGCCAGCCCCGAATTCCAGTGGAGGGTGTGA
- a CDS encoding DUF1501 domain-containing protein encodes MSTRREFLRLMGLSATAAATLTLWPGITLAATGADTRLLVLMLRGGLDGIHALPPYGDPGYAELRGPLALTPSGPTAEDPAALRLDGTFALHPALRFAQQLYQRGQLLPIVAAAPPYWGRSHFEAQDCVENGTATPDGAQTGWLNRAVAALPGIDGLAVSTVMPLMMRGGGRITTWSPPLPMRVNPILLQRLEPLYAEDPRLAVAFADALANQGASGGAALAPADAMAAGKAKAMGSGGRLPQLMQAAGTFMARADGPRIGFVEDYGWDTHANQAAILSRKLKELDNAFASFAQAAQPVWSRMVMVVVTEFGRTARINGTNGTDHGTGGVMFVAGGAVAGGRVGGQWPGMRPQQLYQNRDIHATTDFRAVFKGLLAAHLGIGERVLATRVFPGSAALAPQGGLLRAALAA; translated from the coding sequence ATGAGCACGCGCCGCGAATTCCTGCGCTTGATGGGACTGTCCGCCACGGCCGCCGCCACGTTGACGCTGTGGCCGGGCATCACCCTTGCCGCCACGGGCGCCGACACGCGCCTGCTGGTGCTGATGCTGCGTGGGGGTCTGGATGGCATCCATGCGCTGCCGCCGTATGGCGATCCGGGCTATGCCGAGCTGCGCGGGCCGCTGGCGCTGACACCCAGCGGCCCCACCGCGGAAGACCCGGCTGCGCTGCGCCTGGACGGCACCTTCGCGCTGCATCCGGCGCTGCGCTTCGCGCAGCAGCTCTACCAGCGTGGCCAGTTGCTGCCGATCGTCGCGGCCGCACCGCCGTACTGGGGGCGCTCGCATTTCGAGGCACAGGATTGCGTGGAAAACGGCACCGCCACGCCGGATGGCGCGCAGACCGGCTGGCTCAATCGCGCCGTCGCCGCACTGCCGGGCATCGATGGCCTGGCGGTGAGCACGGTGATGCCGCTGATGATGCGCGGCGGTGGCCGCATCACGACGTGGTCGCCGCCGCTGCCGATGCGCGTCAATCCGATTCTGTTGCAGCGCCTGGAACCGCTGTACGCCGAGGACCCGCGGCTGGCAGTGGCCTTCGCCGACGCACTGGCCAATCAGGGTGCCAGCGGTGGCGCGGCGCTGGCTCCGGCTGACGCGATGGCGGCCGGCAAGGCCAAGGCCATGGGCAGCGGCGGCCGCCTGCCGCAATTGATGCAGGCCGCAGGCACGTTCATGGCCAGGGCCGACGGTCCGCGCATCGGCTTCGTCGAGGACTATGGCTGGGATACCCACGCCAATCAGGCCGCGATCCTGTCGCGCAAACTCAAGGAGCTCGACAACGCCTTCGCCAGTTTCGCGCAGGCGGCGCAGCCGGTGTGGTCGCGCATGGTCATGGTGGTGGTCACCGAATTCGGCCGCACCGCGCGCATCAACGGCACCAACGGCACCGACCACGGCACCGGCGGGGTGATGTTCGTGGCCGGCGGCGCGGTGGCCGGCGGGCGCGTCGGCGGGCAGTGGCCGGGCATGCGCCCGCAGCAGCTGTATCAGAATCGCGACATCCACGCGACCACCGATTTCCGCGCCGTGTTCAAGGGTTTGCTGGCCGCACACCTGGGCATCGGCGAGCGCGTGCTGGCCACACGCGTGTTTCCAGGCAGTGCCGCGCTGGCTCCGCAGGGTGGTTTGTTGCGTGCAGCCCTGGCGGCGTGA
- a CDS encoding DUF4870 domain-containing protein produces MSEETQYTTPPPPPPPTASAPAQSSEMDQRNWAMFTHLSALLGLVSGLGFILGPLVLWLIKKEQMPLVNEAGKEAVNFQLTMLIAFLVSWVLMLMLIGFLLIPLVVVFDVVMSIIAAVQTSNGTRYRYPLTIRFIN; encoded by the coding sequence ATGAGCGAAGAAACCCAGTACACCACGCCACCACCACCGCCACCACCGACCGCCAGCGCGCCGGCGCAATCCAGCGAGATGGATCAGCGCAACTGGGCCATGTTCACGCACCTGTCGGCGCTGCTCGGCCTGGTCAGCGGCTTAGGATTCATTCTCGGCCCGTTGGTGCTGTGGCTGATCAAGAAGGAGCAGATGCCGCTGGTCAACGAGGCCGGCAAGGAAGCGGTGAACTTCCAGCTCACCATGCTCATCGCATTCCTCGTTTCCTGGGTGCTGATGCTGATGCTGATCGGCTTCTTGCTGATACCGCTGGTCGTGGTGTTCGATGTCGTGATGTCGATCATCGCCGCGGTGCAGACCAGCAACGGCACGCGTTACCGCTATCCGCTGACGATCCGCTTCATCAATTGA
- a CDS encoding farnesyl diphosphate synthase: protein MNPTHLELGPAFVALIRRSEAALERALPPAHPGPGRLQQAMRYAALGSGKRLRPLLTYATGVLLQAPLARLDAPAAAAELIHAYSLIHDDLPAMDDDDLRRGRPTCHVAFGEATAILAGDALQALAFDHLAHDAALDVDADTRLAMLCTLATACGAEGMAGGQALDLAATGGDLDVPALEHLHALKTGALIRACVRMGALAAAADAATLHALDDYAAAFGLAFQIRDDLLDVEGATATLGKTAGKDSRQGKPTFPTLLGVDGARQRLHEVTAQALQALAPFAARADLLRELAQHAAARAR, encoded by the coding sequence TTGAATCCGACGCACCTTGAGCTGGGCCCTGCGTTCGTTGCGTTGATCCGCCGCAGCGAAGCCGCACTCGAACGCGCCCTGCCACCCGCCCATCCCGGTCCCGGTCGCCTGCAGCAGGCCATGCGTTACGCCGCTCTGGGCAGCGGCAAGCGCCTGCGGCCGCTGCTCACCTATGCCACCGGCGTGCTGCTGCAAGCGCCGCTGGCGCGCCTCGATGCGCCGGCCGCGGCGGCCGAGCTGATCCACGCCTATTCGCTGATCCACGACGATTTGCCGGCAATGGACGATGACGACCTGCGCCGCGGCCGCCCCACCTGCCACGTCGCTTTCGGCGAGGCCACGGCGATCCTCGCCGGCGATGCGCTGCAGGCACTGGCCTTCGATCACCTCGCGCATGACGCCGCGCTCGATGTCGATGCCGACACGCGCCTGGCCATGTTGTGCACCCTGGCCACAGCGTGTGGTGCCGAAGGCATGGCCGGCGGCCAGGCGCTGGACCTGGCCGCGACCGGCGGCGATCTGGATGTGCCCGCGCTGGAGCATCTGCATGCGCTGAAGACCGGCGCGCTGATCCGCGCCTGCGTGCGCATGGGCGCGCTGGCCGCCGCGGCCGATGCCGCCACGCTACACGCGCTGGATGACTACGCGGCGGCGTTCGGCCTGGCTTTCCAGATCCGCGACGACCTGCTCGATGTCGAAGGCGCCACGGCGACGCTGGGCAAGACCGCGGGCAAGGATTCGCGCCAGGGCAAACCCACGTTTCCGACGCTGCTGGGCGTGGACGGCGCGCGCCAGCGCCTGCATGAAGTCACCGCGCAGGCGCTGCAAGCCCTGGCGCCGTTCGCTGCCCGGGCCGACTTGTTGCGCGAACTGGCGCAGCACGCCGCGGCACGCGCGCGCTGA
- a CDS encoding exodeoxyribonuclease VII small subunit, with the protein MAKSTRNATTVPGPAAAFEQSLDELEALVARMEQGDLSLDDSLAAFERGVALYRNCQGALDQAELRVRKLLDPEAPDLAEPFESDAP; encoded by the coding sequence ATGGCCAAGTCCACGCGCAACGCAACAACCGTCCCCGGCCCAGCGGCCGCCTTCGAACAATCCCTGGATGAACTCGAGGCCCTGGTCGCACGCATGGAACAAGGCGATCTGAGTCTGGATGATTCGCTGGCCGCGTTCGAACGCGGCGTTGCCCTGTACCGCAACTGCCAGGGCGCGCTGGACCAGGCCGAACTGCGCGTACGCAAACTGCTCGATCCCGAAGCCCCCGATCTCGCCGAACCCTTTGAATCCGACGCACCTTGA
- the tilS gene encoding tRNA lysidine(34) synthetase TilS, translating into MLRLPRGFGLMHRMTRDLRTRLGAALAAAPPGALRVAYSGGPDSSALLHALSLLPAARARDLQALHVDHGLHQDSARWAAHCLAQCACWQVPVTLLRARVDTRTGRGMEAAARSARYAALADRLPAGGLLVLAQHREDQAETVLLKLLRGAGPEGLGGMRDLRTFAGGWLWRPLLEVPRTTLHAHIEAHGLHVIDDPANRDPAHARSFLRQHVMPQLGRHWPAASTALLHVARVQRALADDLAQRSAEALRTLLDAPTQTLDIAAWLALPEVLHAPVLARWLHPLGLDAPGSAQRSALQTMLREAARDRNPQLRYAGSVLRAWRGRLYAEPWSPPPPDEWTLAWDGAPLALAGGASLYLDAAARFNPLLRVRACRVGERVRPAGAAHARDLGSLFQRANVPPWQRARCPLVETAAGEMLALGDIALSAAGQAYFNAHGVRPRWRRSAPLPPAQSMPAIESPPALR; encoded by the coding sequence ATGTTGCGTTTGCCGCGCGGCTTTGGCCTGATGCACCGCATGACCCGTGATCTGCGCACCCGTCTCGGCGCCGCGCTTGCGGCCGCGCCGCCTGGCGCATTGCGGGTGGCGTACAGCGGCGGACCCGATTCCAGCGCGCTGCTGCATGCGCTGAGCCTGCTGCCGGCGGCGCGCGCGCGCGACCTGCAGGCGCTGCATGTTGATCACGGCCTGCACCAGGACAGCGCGCGCTGGGCCGCGCACTGCCTGGCGCAATGCGCGTGCTGGCAGGTGCCCGTCACCCTGTTGCGCGCGCGCGTGGATACGCGCACTGGCAGGGGCATGGAGGCCGCAGCACGCAGCGCGCGCTATGCCGCGCTGGCCGATCGATTGCCGGCGGGTGGCCTGCTGGTGCTGGCACAGCACCGTGAAGATCAGGCCGAAACCGTGCTGCTCAAGCTGCTGCGCGGCGCCGGTCCCGAAGGTCTGGGCGGGATGCGCGACCTGCGCACCTTCGCCGGCGGCTGGCTGTGGCGGCCACTGCTGGAGGTGCCGCGCACCACGCTGCATGCGCATATCGAAGCGCACGGATTGCACGTCATCGACGATCCCGCCAATCGCGATCCCGCCCATGCGCGCAGTTTTTTGCGCCAGCACGTCATGCCGCAACTCGGACGCCACTGGCCCGCGGCCTCCACCGCGCTGCTGCACGTCGCGCGCGTGCAGCGCGCGCTGGCCGATGATCTTGCACAGCGCAGCGCGGAAGCCTTGCGCACGCTGCTGGATGCACCGACGCAAACACTCGACATCGCCGCCTGGCTGGCCTTGCCGGAAGTGCTGCACGCCCCCGTGTTGGCACGTTGGCTGCACCCGCTCGGCCTGGATGCGCCCGGCAGTGCGCAGCGCAGCGCGCTGCAAACCATGCTGCGCGAGGCCGCGCGCGATCGCAACCCGCAGCTGCGTTACGCCGGCAGCGTGCTGCGCGCCTGGCGCGGCCGACTGTATGCGGAACCTTGGTCGCCGCCACCGCCAGACGAGTGGACTCTGGCCTGGGATGGCGCGCCGCTGGCGCTGGCGGGCGGCGCTTCGCTGTACCTGGATGCCGCCGCGCGATTCAATCCGCTGTTGCGCGTGCGTGCGTGCCGCGTGGGCGAGCGCGTGCGCCCGGCCGGCGCCGCACATGCGCGCGATCTAGGCAGCCTGTTCCAGCGCGCCAACGTGCCGCCATGGCAGCGTGCGCGCTGCCCGCTGGTCGAGACCGCCGCGGGCGAGATGCTGGCGCTGGGCGATATCGCGCTGAGCGCAGCCGGACAGGCTTACTTCAACGCGCACGGCGTGCGCCCGCGGTGGCGGCGCAGCGCGCCGCTGCCACCCGCTCAATCGATGCCGGCGATTGAATCGCCGCCTGCGCTGCGCTAG
- the folC gene encoding bifunctional tetrahydrofolate synthase/dihydrofolate synthase — translation MTLPDTLADWLEYQQRQHAQPIALGLQRVRMVWQALGAPSPARCVISVGGTNGKGSTVAFLEAMLRTRGLRVGAYTSPHLLRYNERVRIDAREADDAALCAAFARIEQARGAIPLTYFEYGTLAALLLFADARLEVALLEVGLGGRLDAVNIIDADAAIVTTIGIDHTEYLGTDRDSIGREKAGIARSGRPLILGSSDVPDGLSGSAADAGATLLRLGLDFAIVAQVDGWRWSTPAGAGHALPAAGEIAAVDLLELSLAGPRQPENVAAALAALWALRQRLGWAPQDYARGIASVRLPGRLQDLGGTPDLIVDVAHNPQAAAGLAAWLDAQPWVLTHAVFSALADKDIAGIGAALGARIAHWHVCGILDAGARGLDAASVAARLRMALPQAAISLHADVHAALAAARAALPMRGRVLAFGSFHIAGAVLERSPPQA, via the coding sequence ATGACCCTGCCCGACACGCTTGCCGATTGGCTGGAATACCAGCAACGCCAGCACGCCCAGCCGATCGCACTGGGCCTGCAGCGCGTGCGCATGGTTTGGCAGGCGCTGGGTGCGCCATCGCCGGCGCGCTGTGTCATCAGCGTGGGTGGCACCAATGGCAAGGGATCGACCGTGGCGTTTCTCGAAGCCATGTTGCGCACGCGCGGGTTGCGCGTGGGGGCCTATACCTCGCCGCACCTGCTGCGTTACAACGAGCGCGTGCGCATCGACGCACGCGAGGCCGATGATGCCGCCCTGTGCGCGGCCTTCGCGCGCATCGAGCAGGCGCGCGGCGCCATTCCGCTGACCTATTTCGAGTACGGGACCCTGGCCGCGCTGCTGCTGTTCGCAGATGCACGGCTCGAGGTCGCGTTGCTGGAAGTGGGCCTCGGGGGGCGCCTGGATGCGGTCAACATCATCGACGCCGATGCCGCCATCGTCACCACGATCGGCATCGACCACACCGAGTATCTGGGCACGGATCGCGACAGCATCGGCCGCGAGAAAGCCGGCATCGCGCGCAGCGGGCGGCCGTTGATCCTGGGCAGCAGCGACGTGCCTGACGGACTGTCCGGGAGCGCCGCGGATGCGGGCGCCACGCTGCTGCGGCTGGGGTTGGATTTCGCCATCGTGGCGCAGGTCGACGGCTGGCGCTGGAGCACCCCGGCAGGCGCTGGGCATGCCTTGCCCGCGGCCGGAGAGATCGCCGCCGTCGACCTGCTCGAACTGTCGCTGGCCGGCCCGCGCCAGCCCGAGAACGTCGCTGCCGCGCTGGCGGCGCTGTGGGCGCTGCGCCAGCGACTCGGATGGGCGCCGCAAGACTACGCCAGGGGTATTGCGTCGGTGCGTTTGCCAGGCCGCCTGCAAGATCTGGGCGGCACCCCCGACTTGATCGTGGACGTTGCGCACAATCCGCAGGCCGCCGCCGGGCTGGCGGCGTGGCTGGATGCGCAACCGTGGGTGCTCACCCACGCCGTGTTCAGCGCGCTGGCCGACAAGGACATTGCCGGCATCGGCGCCGCGCTCGGCGCACGCATCGCGCACTGGCACGTCTGCGGCATCCTGGATGCCGGCGCGCGCGGTCTTGACGCGGCCAGCGTCGCCGCGCGCTTGCGGATGGCACTGCCGCAGGCGGCGATCAGCCTGCATGCCGATGTGCACGCCGCGCTGGCCGCGGCGCGTGCGGCGCTGCCCATGCGCGGGCGCGTACTTGCCTTCGGCTCGTTCCATATTGCCGGCGCGGTGTTGGAGCGATCGCCGCCGCAGGCCTGA
- a CDS encoding SPOR domain-containing protein, whose product MDTRLKQRLIGAAVLLALVVIAVPMFFSGHEQGGSATTSVSLGIPAQPEPPLQSKTLELGAPAPTAAAASTGQAPMTQAAAASALPGQRLATVTLPGAPPDAASSEALPRPAPGMAQAFAPPPRMPRGGASAVAGENATAPLAAPAMQPPRAATVVKPKQLSVPLPVGTAARSSYIIDLGVYINSVNARELVRRLAKLGIHATIHPILRQAQAMTRVTAGPYPNRALAEAARLRIRAHEPNAPAVLVSSPGNLGTDQAASALPAGQPGGWVVQLGAFDSAAVAQALKSRALAAGFAAYTDTVRTAQGATLWRVRVGPEASRDAAVALRAQLKAKLAQDGIVAVAH is encoded by the coding sequence GTGGATACACGCCTGAAACAGCGTTTGATCGGTGCCGCCGTGTTGCTGGCACTGGTTGTCATCGCGGTGCCGATGTTCTTCTCCGGGCACGAGCAGGGTGGCAGCGCCACGACCTCGGTCAGCCTCGGCATTCCGGCGCAGCCCGAGCCGCCCTTGCAAAGCAAGACGCTGGAGCTGGGCGCGCCGGCGCCGACGGCAGCGGCTGCCAGCACGGGCCAGGCGCCCATGACGCAGGCCGCCGCGGCTTCGGCGCTGCCCGGCCAACGTCTGGCGACGGTCACCCTGCCCGGTGCGCCGCCGGATGCCGCCAGCAGCGAGGCGCTGCCGCGCCCGGCGCCCGGCATGGCGCAGGCGTTCGCACCGCCGCCGCGCATGCCTCGCGGGGGCGCGTCCGCGGTCGCGGGCGAGAACGCCACCGCACCACTTGCCGCGCCGGCCATGCAGCCGCCGCGGGCCGCCACCGTGGTGAAGCCGAAGCAACTCTCGGTGCCGTTGCCGGTGGGTACCGCGGCACGCTCGAGTTACATCATCGACCTCGGGGTGTACATCAATTCGGTCAATGCACGCGAGTTGGTGCGGCGCCTGGCCAAGCTCGGCATCCACGCCACCATCCACCCGATCCTGCGCCAGGCGCAGGCGATGACGCGGGTGACCGCCGGGCCCTATCCCAATCGTGCGCTGGCCGAGGCGGCGCGCTTGCGTATCCGCGCGCACGAGCCCAACGCGCCGGCGGTACTGGTTTCCAGTCCGGGCAATCTTGGCACCGATCAGGCGGCCAGTGCCTTGCCGGCCGGGCAGCCCGGCGGCTGGGTGGTGCAACTGGGCGCCTTCGACAGCGCTGCCGTGGCGCAGGCCCTGAAGAGCCGTGCGCTTGCCGCCGGATTCGCGGCCTATACCGACACCGTGCGCACCGCGCAGGGAGCCACGTTGTGGCGCGTGCGCGTCGGGCCGGAGGCCAGCCGCGATGCCGCCGTGGCCTTGCGCGCGCAGTTGAAGGCCAAACTGGCGCAGGATGGCATCGTGGCCGTTGCGCATTGA
- a CDS encoding CvpA family protein, which translates to MSTADYIIIAIIVISVLLGLWRGLIAEVLALAVWIVALWAAWQFGAAVSAYMPAALRAPAARLFAAWALIFVLVLIAGAVLGWLLRMLVQGTGLSGTDRMLGMLFGAARGVLIVTLGVLLLGMTPFPRDPWWRHSVLLPGFQRAAEALQAHLPPEVARYVRFDPSPLAAVKLPFALPRRVTPPPASPES; encoded by the coding sequence GTGAGCACTGCCGATTACATCATCATCGCGATCATCGTGATCTCGGTGCTGCTGGGACTGTGGCGCGGTTTGATCGCCGAGGTGCTGGCGCTGGCGGTCTGGATCGTGGCGCTGTGGGCCGCATGGCAATTCGGCGCGGCGGTCTCGGCCTACATGCCCGCGGCGCTGCGCGCGCCGGCGGCGCGATTGTTCGCGGCGTGGGCGTTGATTTTCGTGCTGGTGCTGATCGCGGGTGCCGTACTCGGCTGGCTGTTGCGCATGCTGGTGCAAGGTACCGGCCTGTCCGGCACCGATCGCATGCTGGGCATGCTGTTCGGCGCGGCGCGCGGCGTGCTGATCGTGACCCTGGGTGTACTGCTGCTGGGCATGACGCCGTTTCCGCGCGATCCTTGGTGGCGTCATTCGGTCCTGCTGCCCGGTTTTCAGCGCGCGGCCGAAGCATTGCAGGCACACCTGCCGCCCGAGGTGGCGCGCTACGTGCGTTTTGATCCATCACCGCTGGCAGCCGTCAAGTTGCCGTTTGCATTGCCCCGCCGCGTCACTCCGCCCCCAGCATCCCCCGAGTCCTGA